The following coding sequences lie in one Apium graveolens cultivar Ventura chromosome 1, ASM990537v1, whole genome shotgun sequence genomic window:
- the LOC141714353 gene encoding uncharacterized protein LOC141714353, whose translation MENSKIKDGMIGLTYPMLNRGNYTAWALKMNVYMQAHGVWIAIESDDPKLPIEDWTDKIALAAIYQGIPEDVLLFIAEKKTAKEAWDAVKTMCLGADHVKTARIQTLKAEFETLSMKDTESLDDFCMKLNGLVTTIRALGEEVKEAYIVKKLLRAVPTKFLQIASTIEQFGDLETMTVEETVGSLKAHEERLRGQVEPSGGQLLLTEEEWSKRERDDTKLLLTREEWLKRLGKGDGSSGSKFRRDFGRGGRDKTKVRCFNCQGYGHYAADCKKSRRERENKE comes from the coding sequence ATGGAAAACAGCAAAATAAAAGATGGAATGATCGGGTTGACATATCCCATGTTGAACAGAGGTAACTATACAGCATGGGCACTTAAGATGAATGTGTATATGCAAGCACACGGGGTGTGGATTGCTATTGAGAGTGACGACCCAAAGTTGCCTATAGAAGATTGGACAGACAAAATCGCTCTTGCTGCTATCTATCAAGGGATTCCGGAGGATGTTTTGTTGTTTATAGCCGAAAAGAAAACGGCTAAGGAGGCTTGGGATGCCGTCAAAACCATGTGTTTGGGCGCTGATCATGTAAAAACAGCGAGAATTCAAACTCTTAAGGCAGAGTTCGAGACATTGAGCATGAAAGATACAGAGTCTCTCGATGACTTTTGTATGAAATTAAATGGTTTGGTGACAACCATTAGAGCTCTTGGTGAGGAGGTCAAAGAGGCATATATTGTGAAGAAATTGTTACGAGCAGTTCCTACGAAATTTCTGCAGATAGCTTCGACAATTGAACAGTTCGGGGATTTAGAGACTATGACTGTTGAAGAAACGGTTGGATCCTTAAAAGCTCATGAAGAACGCTTACGAGGTCAGGTGGAACCGAGTGGTGGTCAACTGTTATTGACTGAGGAAGAATGGTCGAAGAGGGAAAGAGATGATACAAAGCTGCTTTTGACACGGGAAGAATGGCTGAAACGTTTAGGTAAAGGAGATGGGTCATCTGGGTCGAAGTTTCGAAGAGATTTTGGACGCGGAGGACGTGACAAAACTAAAGTCAGATGCTTCAATTGCCAGGGATATGGCCATTATGCTGCAGATTGTAAAAAATCACGACGTGAAAGGGAGAATAAGGAATAA